The proteins below are encoded in one region of Serratia symbiotica:
- a CDS encoding YacL family protein, with product MDYEFLRDVTGQVIVRFSMGHEAMGHWINEELNGDFNLLDRIEDAAVAVKGSECPWLLAGHEYTLLMDSEEVMICANQLAFAGDEMEEGMNYYDQESRACCGIEDFLLVLKNYRSFIVKYSA from the coding sequence ATGGATTATGAATTTCTGCGTGACGTCACCGGTCAGGTAATAGTCAGATTTTCGATGGGGCATGAGGCGATGGGGCATTGGATTAATGAGGAACTCAACGGTGACTTTAATCTGCTGGATCGCATTGAGGACGCTGCGGTGGCAGTGAAAGGGAGCGAATGCCCATGGCTGCTAGCAGGCCATGAGTATACGTTGTTGATGGACAGCGAAGAGGTGATGATTTGCGCCAATCAGTTGGCGTTCGCAGGCGATGAAATGGAAGAGGGGATGAATTACTATGACCAGGAAAGCCGTGCATGCTGTGGTATTGAGGATTTCCTGCTGGTGTTGAAAAATTATCGCTCTTTCATTGTGAAGTATTCAGCATAG
- a CDS encoding YacC family pilotin-like protein gives MKKTTLLLLMLSMLGFSKASLALNDFEVEDLADLTAVFIYLKNDCGYNYLPNTQIKRAIVYFAEQNRWDLSNYNSYNMNLLGENSYRDLTGIAISTPNKCKLLARDSLSLLAYAN, from the coding sequence ATGAAAAAAACAACGTTATTGCTGCTAATGCTTTCTATGCTGGGGTTCTCTAAGGCCAGTCTGGCGCTGAATGACTTCGAAGTGGAAGATCTGGCCGATCTGACAGCGGTATTTATTTACCTGAAAAATGATTGTGGTTACAACTATTTACCGAATACCCAAATCAAACGCGCTATCGTTTATTTCGCCGAACAAAATCGCTGGGATCTGAGCAATTATAATAGCTACAATATGAATTTGCTGGGCGAAAACAGCTATCGCGACCTCACTGGTATCGCTATCTCTACGCCTAACAAGTGTAAATTGTTGGCACGCGACTCACTAAGCCTGCTGGCCTATGCCAACTGA
- the hpt gene encoding hypoxanthine phosphoribosyltransferase, protein MKHIVDVMISTQEVNTRIVELGRQITEHYCDSGSDMVLVGLLRGSFMFMADLCRAIAVPHEVDFMTASSYGSGMSTTRDVKILKDLDEDIRGKDVLIVEDIIDSGNTLNKVREILALRAPKSLAICTLLDKPERREVDVPVEYVGFSIPDEFVVGYGIDYAQRYRHLPYIGKVVLLDE, encoded by the coding sequence ATGAAACACATTGTAGACGTAATGATTTCCACGCAGGAAGTTAACACCCGTATCGTCGAACTTGGCCGCCAAATCACTGAACATTACTGCGACAGTGGCAGCGATATGGTGCTGGTCGGTCTGCTGCGTGGCTCCTTCATGTTTATGGCTGATTTGTGCCGTGCTATCGCAGTGCCGCACGAAGTCGATTTTATGACTGCCTCCAGCTATGGCAGCGGCATGTCCACTACCCGTGATGTGAAGATCCTCAAGGATCTGGATGAAGACATCCGTGGTAAAGACGTGTTGATCGTTGAAGATATCATTGATTCCGGTAATACACTGAATAAAGTGCGTGAAATCCTGGCGTTACGCGCGCCGAAGTCACTGGCGATCTGCACCTTGTTGGATAAGCCTGAACGCCGTGAAGTGGACGTGCCGGTGGAGTACGTGGGTTTCTCAATCCCAGACGAATTCGTGGTGGGCTACGGTATCGACTACGCCCAACGATACCGCCATCTGCCCTACATCGGCAAAGTGGTGTTGCTGGACGAGTAA
- the can gene encoding carbonate dehydratase, with translation MKEIKTLIANNQAWSDRINKEDPKFFERLAQSQKPRFLWIGCSDSRVPAERLTGLEPGELFVHRNVANLVIHTDLNCLSVVQYAVDVLEVEHIIICGHLGCGGVKAAVENTELGLINNWLLHIRDLWYKHRSLLGEFAPEQRLDVLCEINVIEQVYNLGHSTIMQSAWKRGQKVMIHGWVYSIQDGRLRDLDVTATSRESLEMGYRKALATLQQDKGL, from the coding sequence ATGAAAGAAATCAAAACACTTATCGCCAATAACCAGGCTTGGTCAGACCGTATCAATAAAGAAGATCCGAAATTTTTTGAACGTTTAGCACAGTCGCAAAAACCCCGTTTTTTATGGATAGGATGCTCTGACAGCCGCGTTCCCGCAGAACGCTTAACCGGTTTAGAGCCAGGTGAGTTGTTCGTTCACCGCAACGTGGCCAACCTGGTGATCCACACCGATCTCAACTGCCTGTCGGTTGTACAGTACGCCGTCGATGTGCTGGAGGTTGAGCACATCATTATCTGCGGCCACCTCGGCTGCGGCGGCGTAAAAGCCGCAGTGGAGAACACAGAGCTGGGGCTGATCAACAACTGGCTGCTGCACATCCGCGATCTGTGGTACAAACACAGATCGCTACTGGGTGAATTTGCGCCGGAACAGCGCCTCGACGTGCTGTGCGAGATCAACGTCATTGAACAGGTATATAACCTGGGCCATTCCACCATCATGCAGTCCGCTTGGAAACGCGGGCAGAAAGTGATGATTCACGGTTGGGTGTATAGCATTCAGGATGGCCGCCTGCGCGATCTGGATGTCACCGCTACCAGCCGTGAAAGCCTGGAGATGGGCTACCGCAAAGCGCTAGCCACCCTGCAACAGGATAAAGGTTTATAA
- a CDS encoding ABC transporter ATP-binding protein gives MNYALELSQLTKTYAGGVKALRGIDLNVEVGDFYALLGPNGAGKSTTIGIISSLVNKTTGTVRVFGYDIDKDIVNAKRQLGLVPQEFNFNPFETVTQIVVNQAGYYGVTRHEALARAEKYLTQLDLWDKCNECARMLSGGMKRRLMIARALMHQPKLLILDEPTAGVDIELRRSMWGFLKELNAQGTTIILTTHYLEEAEMLCRNIGIIQNGELMENTSMKGLLSKLKSETFILDLAAKSPLLQLNGYHSRLTDTATLEVEVMREQGLNGLFAQLSAQGVQVLSMRNKANRLEELFITMVNGNGEKA, from the coding sequence ATGAATTATGCACTGGAATTATCGCAACTGACCAAGACCTATGCCGGTGGTGTAAAGGCATTGCGTGGTATCGATCTGAATGTTGAGGTCGGGGATTTTTATGCCCTGCTGGGGCCAAACGGGGCTGGAAAATCCACCACCATCGGCATTATCAGCTCGCTGGTCAACAAAACCACTGGTACAGTGCGGGTTTTTGGCTATGACATCGATAAAGACATCGTTAACGCCAAACGCCAACTTGGGCTAGTGCCACAGGAGTTTAACTTCAATCCGTTCGAGACCGTAACGCAGATTGTGGTCAACCAAGCGGGCTACTATGGCGTCACGCGGCATGAAGCGCTGGCGCGCGCGGAGAAATACCTCACTCAACTTGATCTGTGGGATAAATGCAATGAGTGTGCGCGCATGCTTTCCGGCGGCATGAAGCGCCGTTTGATGATCGCTCGTGCGCTGATGCATCAGCCCAAACTGCTGATCCTCGACGAACCAACCGCCGGAGTAGATATCGAACTACGCCGCTCAATGTGGGGCTTCCTGAAAGAGCTGAATGCTCAGGGCACCACTATTATCCTCACCACTCACTATCTGGAAGAGGCGGAGATGCTGTGCCGCAATATCGGCATCATCCAAAACGGCGAACTGATGGAAAATACCTCGATGAAAGGGCTACTCTCTAAGCTGAAATCGGAAACCTTCATCCTCGATCTGGCGGCAAAAAGCCCGTTGCTGCAGCTAAATGGTTACCACAGCCGCCTGACTGACACCGCTACCCTGGAGGTGGAAGTGATGCGTGAGCAGGGGCTGAACGGCCTGTTCGCCCAATTAAGCGCGCAGGGCGTGCAGGTGCTGAGCATGCGCAACAAAGCTAACCGGCTGGAAGAGCTGTTCATCACTATGGTTAATGGTAATGGAGAAAAAGCATGA
- a CDS encoding ABC transporter permease — MMRLYWVALQSIWAKEIHRFARIWIQTLVPPVITMALYFIIFGNLIGTRIGDMHGFSYMQFIVPGLIMMAVITNSYANVASSFFSAKFQRNIEELLVAPVPTHVVIAGYVGGGVARGICVGMLVTIISLFFVPLHVYAWWAIVLTLLLTAVLFSLAGLINAVFATTFDDISLIPTFVLTPLTYLGGVFYSLTLLPPFWQAVSKLDPIVYMISGFRYGFLGISDVSLVFTMAVLMGFIVVFYLLSWYLIERGCGLRS, encoded by the coding sequence ATGATGCGTTTGTATTGGGTGGCCTTGCAAAGCATCTGGGCTAAAGAGATCCACCGCTTTGCGCGCATCTGGATCCAGACCTTGGTGCCGCCTGTGATCACCATGGCGCTGTATTTCATTATCTTCGGTAACTTGATCGGTACACGCATCGGGGATATGCACGGCTTCAGTTATATGCAGTTTATCGTTCCCGGCCTGATCATGATGGCGGTGATCACCAACTCGTATGCCAATGTTGCCTCGTCGTTCTTCAGCGCCAAATTCCAACGCAATATTGAAGAACTGTTGGTGGCACCGGTGCCGACCCATGTGGTGATCGCAGGTTATGTTGGTGGCGGCGTGGCGCGTGGCATTTGCGTTGGCATGCTGGTCACCATCATCTCGCTGTTTTTTGTGCCGCTGCACGTGTACGCTTGGTGGGCGATAGTGCTGACACTGCTACTAACGGCGGTGTTGTTCTCGTTGGCGGGGTTGATCAATGCGGTGTTCGCCACCACTTTCGATGACATCAGCCTGATCCCGACCTTCGTACTGACGCCGCTGACCTATCTGGGCGGAGTGTTCTATTCGCTGACGCTGCTGCCGCCATTCTGGCAGGCGGTGTCCAAGCTGGATCCGATCGTCTATATGATCAGTGGTTTCCGCTATGGTTTCCTCGGTATCAGCGATGTGTCGTTAGTCTTCACCATGGCAGTGTTGATGGGGTTTATCGTGGTATTCTATCTGTTGTCTTGGTATCTGATTGAACGTGGCTGTGGCCTGCGCAGTTGA